GACTGCCTGATGGAGGCGAAGAAGCCGGACGAGGCATCCGAGATCTACACGTCGATTCTCGGCGCCGATCCGACCGAAGAGGAGCGGGCGGAAGCCCTGTTCCGGCTCGCCCAGTGCAGCAAGTCATCGGGAGATCTCGCCGGAATGAAAAAGTATTGCAGGCAGATCACCACGGATCACTCCGACAGCCCGTTCGCCGAACTCGCCGGCCTCCTGTCGAAATCCGCCGCCGCCGAGCAGGCCGCGTCGGAAGCGCTCACGGCCGCAGGTTCCGACCCCGGGACTCCGGCCGAAACGAGGTCGCCCGCCGTCGCCGATACCGCTCCGGCGCGGCCTGACCGGGCCCAGACCGCCTCATCCGCCCCGGCGCCGTCGACCAGGCCCGTTCCCGTCTACGAGGGCGTCGATCAGGAAACGCTCGCGGCCCTGCAATCGCGACCTCAGACGAAGCCTGCACCGGAACCGCCGGCGAAACCGGCCATTCAGCCCGATCGCCCCTCCGACTCGCCCGCCCCCGCCGAACCCGCGGCGAAAACCGCCGCAGCGCCCGGGCCCCAGCCTTCCGTGGCTCCGGCGCCCGCGCCGGAAGCGGCGAAACAGGCCGTTGAAGCGCAACCCCGCGCTTCCGCGGCGCAGGAACCCGCCCGGGAAGCCGTGGCTCCGCAGGCACGGGAGCCCCGCCGGCCGGAACGCCGCGGTTCATCCGCGGAAACGGTCGATATCGCCGATCTCGTCACGCTCGCTCCGCTTTCCGGCGAAGAGCGCGAAGCCCTCGCCACCCAGATCCTCCAGGACCAGGAGATCGTCAAAGCCAACCCGACGGCTCCCGGTGCGGACGAGGTTCTCGCCCGCATCGCCGAGGCCACGGCCCGGTTCGGCGAACCCGTCGAGGCCTGCAAGGTCTACGACCGCATCCTGACCGAGTTTCCCCGGTCGAAGCTGCTCGAACGGGCATATTTCGAAGGCATCCGCCTCCGCGCCGCGCTCGGGCTCAAGCCGATGGTTTCCCAATGGGGAAAGGCCTTTCTCGACACGTTCCCGAAGTCGCGGCGCGCCGACGACGTCCGCCGCCTTGTCGCCTGGGCCGATCGATCGGCGGCTGGCGACGTTCCCGCCCGCCCGGCCGATCGGGAGAAACAGCCGACCGCCGCATCGGAAGCCGTGAAACGGCAGGAAGCGGCGGGCGCGTCTTCCCGGGAATACGCTCCGGAAAAAGATCCGCGGTACCGGCAGGCCAAACGGCGGGTCGCCGACAACCGGTTTTCCCTCGCCCTGAACGATTTTCTGGGGCTGACCGACGCCCATCCCGGCGTTCCGACGCTGTGGTGGGAACTCGCGCTTGTCCAGATTCAGCTGCAGCGGTATGATGAGGCCGAGGAAAGTCTCACCCGCCTGCTCGCCCTGCAGCCGGACAACCAGGATGCCCGCTCGCTGCTCGGATACGTGCATTATCACCAGAAGGATTACCACCAGGCGGCCGACGATTACCGGCAGGCCGGGGCGTCGGAAAGCGACGGGCTGAAGTTTTTCGACTCGCAGACCGCCGCCCGCCGCATGGAACGATCTTCGAAAACCGCGAAACCCTCATCGACCCGCGAAGGAGAGAACGAATGAATATCGAGAGCCGTCAGTTGATCGAAGCGTTGAAGGAAGACGGGGACAACAGGCGCGAAGCCGAAGACTGGGGTGCCGCCAAGGGCTTCTACGGCAAGGCGTTGGAGGAGTTCGACCGCATCGCCGAGGACGACACCGAGATGCCGTTGACCTCTGACGACCTGGCGCTGAAGAACGAGATCCAGTCGCGCATGGTCGGCGTCAACGCCAAGCTGGCCCGGGCGCACTTCGAATGGGGCAAGATCGCCTCCGAGAACCGCGAATGGCAGCGCGCCCTCGACGAGCTCGAGACCGCGACCGACCTGGCCGGCGACGAGGACGTCGCGTTCCTCGAGCAGATCAAGCCGCTTCTCGACAAGGCCCGCGTGAAGGTCCGCGACCGCCAGATTTACAGCGAGATCACGCCGATGGTCGAGCGGGGCGACAGCTTCAGGCGCGCCGAGAACTTCGGCGAAGCGATCCTGGAATACCAGGAAGCCCTCAAGGCGCTTGCCGGCCTGCCCGCCGGGCATCGCTACGTCCAATACGTGCGCGACGCCCTGCGCGAGTGCCGCCGTCACCTGGTCAAGCCGTATCTCGCCCGTATCCATCGAGCAACCCTGGCCGGCCGCGTCCGGCAGGCGCTCTCCCTGCTGAAACGCGCGCAACTGCTGATCGACGACAACGACGTGATCTACCGCGCTTTCATCGACCAGATCGGCGAAGACATCGCGGCGAAGCTCTCGAAGAAAGAATTGAAGGAGATCGAGGAAGGCGACGAGGGTGAGTCGGCCGACGCCTGGACGAACGCCGTCGCCGAATACGAGGAAGCGCTCGACCTGTATTCCTCGTTCACTCAAACCGACCCGCTGTCACCGGCGTACAACAGCCCGAACGCGTATGAAGACAAGTTTCTCCAGTCGCGCCGCAAGCTCGCGACCCTGTATCGCCAGCGTGGCGACCGGTTCCGCGACAAGGCCCTGTTCGACAAGGCCATTCGTCAGTATCGGGAAGCCCTGAAGCTGTTTCCCCGCTCGGACAAGGCCTTTCACGACACCTTCCGCGACATGAAGAAGCTCCGGGCCCAGCTCGCCCCGACCACGGCCTGATCGGCACGGCGTCGCATTGTTCCTGTAGGGGCGGGTTTCAAACCCGCCCCTCCGCATACCGGTGTGAATCCGACCACACCGTTCGCCCTGAGCTTGTCGAAGGGCGAAAGCCGTTCGTGCTTCGACAGGCTCAACACGAACGTGGATACAATAGTATATAATATTACATATAGTGATATATAGACATGACTGATGTGAATGCGTCGTTCCGGGGACGGGGGCGGTTCGTCCTGAGCGGCGAAGCCCTGGCCGGTCTCGCGTTCGGCCTGATCGCCGTTCTGCTGTTTTCCAACGGCTGGTTCGTCGACCTCGAAAACGGCAGCATCGACCTGCGGTTCCGGTCGCGGGGCGAACTGCCGCCGAGCCGCGACGTCGTGCTCGTCTCGATCACCGACGAGTGCATTGCAAAACTCGGCCCGTGGCCGTGGCCCCGGGCGATCCACGCGCGGCTGCTCGACGTGCTCGCCTCGGCAGGCGCCCGGGTGGCGGCGTTCGACATCATGTTCAGCGAGCCGTCGCTCGCGGGCCCCGAAGACGACGCGATCTTCGCGAAGGCGGTCGCTTCGTTCGGCCGGGTCGTCCTGCCCCTCGTGATGGTGAAAAAGACCGTGCTCGACAACGACACGTGCGAAATGGTCGAGCGTCTCGTTGCCGACCGGCCGATTCCCGGGCTGAGGGCCCCCGTCGCGTCGGAGGGCTTCATCGACATGGAGCACCAGCTCACGAACGCCGACGGCGTGATGCGCCACCTGTTCCTGGAAAAGAGGCTGGGGGAAGAAACGTATCGCTGCTTCGGCCTCGTGATCGCGGCCAGCCTGCTCGACGCCGGCATCAACACAATACCAGGCGGTATATCCGTCGGCGGGAAACCGCTGGAATTCTACACCCGCCGGGAACGCACCCATCCCGGCTCCCCGATCAGCTCCCTGATGCTGAATTACGGGGGAAAAACCGGGTATTTCGACGACGTCGCCTATCACGAGGTGCTCGAAGGCCGTTTCCAGACCGGGCTGATGCGTGGCAAGGCCGTCATCATCGGCACGCGGGCCAAGGGAACCTCCGAGGACGTGAAATTCTCCCCGTTCGGGGCGATTTCCGGCATGGAGATCCACGCGAACCTCGTCCACAACATCGCGAGCGGCCGCATCCTGCGCCGTCTCGCCCCTTCCCGCACGTGCGTGCTTCTGCTGGCCGTCGCTCTTTTCGCCGCGTGGATCATCTGGCGGACGGGAAGCGTCGCCGGCAACCTCGCGATCGCCGCGCTCTGGCTCGGCTGGCCCCTTCTCTCCGCGTTCGCCTTCAAACGTGACCTGGTGCTCGAGACCGTACCCTTCCTGCTTCTCCTGCCGGTCCAGTGGGCGCTGATGCGCCTCGGGCAGCAGCTCGGCGACCTCCGGCAGCGCAACCGGGAGCTGGCCCGCAAGGTGCGCGAACTCTCGATGGTGAACGAGGTCAGCCAGGCCGTGAACTTCATGGGTGACCTCAAGCGGACCCTCGACACGATTCTCTCCCGCTGCGTACAGGCCCTCGGCGCCGAGCGTGGCTCGCTGTTCATGCTGGACGAGCGATACGAGAGTCTCGTCGAGGCGGCCGTCGTCTTCGGTGTGGAGGGCGAGGCGGCCGTCGATCCCGAACTGCTGGCGAAGTTCCGCGAAGGCGCCGGCATCGCGGGCGAGGTGTTCTCGAGCGGCCAGCCGAAGCTGATCCAGGACACGGCCCGGGAAAAGGGATTCGAGCGGTTCGCGGGCGGTCGCGGCGCCGTGCGGTCGATCCTGTGCGTTCCGCTCCAGGTGCGGGACACGCCGATCGGCGTCATGAACGTCGTGAACAAGACCGCCGAAGGGTTCGACCACGAGGACCTCCAGATGGCCCTGACGATGGCGAACCAGGCCGCCGTGGTCGTCGAAAAGGCTCGCCTGTTCAACCTCGCCACGATCGACGGGCTGACGGGCCTGATCGTGCGCCGCCACTTCCAGTCGCGCATGGAGGAGGAGTTCCGGCGGGCGAAGCGATACGAGAAGCCGCTCTCATTTATCATGACCGATATAGATCATTTCAAGAAGTTCAACGACACCTGGGGGCACCAGACCGGCGACATGGTCCTGCGCGAGGTCGCGAAGATCGTGCGCTGCACCATCCGCGACACCGACGTGGCGGCGCGCTACGGCGGCGAGGAGTTCTGCGTGATCCTGCCGGAAACCGACCTCGATGGCGGTCGGCTGTTCGCCGAGCGCCTGCGCCAGAAGGTCGAGTCGTCGGTGTTCCAGGGCCCGAAGGGCGACCTGCGGGTGACGATCAGCCTCGGCCTTAGCGCGCTTCCCTACAACTATGCCGAAACAACCGTCGAGATGATGAAGATCGCCGACGAGGCCCTCTACGAGGCGAAGCATGCCGGCCGCAACCGCGTCGGCGTCTCGTCCGTGACCGAACCCCCCGCCCCGGAACCGGCGAAAGAGGCTCCTGACCCCGCGTCTCCGGCTTCTAAACAGCCTTGATACGAGCGGGCGAACCGCGCATGCGTATTTTGTTCCCGAACCAGGGAAATATCCTTCCTTTTCGCCGTAGCCCCGTTCGGGTACCCTTTCGACATCGAGGGGCGGTTCCGATGATCGCTCGGGGAACACGCCTCGGAAGTTGAGAAAAGAAGAGGTATCCGTATGATCAAGCGTCTCGTTCTGGTTCTGAGTTTCCTGGTCCTGGCAGACGCCATGGTTTCGTTCGCGGCGGAGCCCGCATTCCAGGCCGTGAAGTTCGAGGAAGTCGACTCCGGCATGCCCTACAACGTTCCCGAGGTTCCGGCGACGGATCCGAAAAGCATGGAGGGAATCAAGGTCGCCCTCGTCTGCGCCCACGGCTTCGAGGAAGTCGAGGGAACCTACCCGCTCAGGTATCTGCGCGCCCGCGGCGCAACGGTGGATGTCATCACCCCCGACTGGATCAAGGGCCGCGTCATGGCCGTCCA
The nucleotide sequence above comes from Candidatus Ozemobacteraceae bacterium. Encoded proteins:
- a CDS encoding diguanylate cyclase; this encodes MTDVNASFRGRGRFVLSGEALAGLAFGLIAVLLFSNGWFVDLENGSIDLRFRSRGELPPSRDVVLVSITDECIAKLGPWPWPRAIHARLLDVLASAGARVAAFDIMFSEPSLAGPEDDAIFAKAVASFGRVVLPLVMVKKTVLDNDTCEMVERLVADRPIPGLRAPVASEGFIDMEHQLTNADGVMRHLFLEKRLGEETYRCFGLVIAASLLDAGINTIPGGISVGGKPLEFYTRRERTHPGSPISSLMLNYGGKTGYFDDVAYHEVLEGRFQTGLMRGKAVIIGTRAKGTSEDVKFSPFGAISGMEIHANLVHNIASGRILRRLAPSRTCVLLLAVALFAAWIIWRTGSVAGNLAIAALWLGWPLLSAFAFKRDLVLETVPFLLLLPVQWALMRLGQQLGDLRQRNRELARKVRELSMVNEVSQAVNFMGDLKRTLDTILSRCVQALGAERGSLFMLDERYESLVEAAVVFGVEGEAAVDPELLAKFREGAGIAGEVFSSGQPKLIQDTAREKGFERFAGGRGAVRSILCVPLQVRDTPIGVMNVVNKTAEGFDHEDLQMALTMANQAAVVVEKARLFNLATIDGLTGLIVRRHFQSRMEEEFRRAKRYEKPLSFIMTDIDHFKKFNDTWGHQTGDMVLREVAKIVRCTIRDTDVAARYGGEEFCVILPETDLDGGRLFAERLRQKVESSVFQGPKGDLRVTISLGLSALPYNYAETTVEMMKIADEALYEAKHAGRNRVGVSSVTEPPAPEPAKEAPDPASPASKQP
- a CDS encoding tetratricopeptide repeat protein, with translation MSRRTVASAAGWKRLLLPAAMAALFGIAAPAVSAAVKGATAVMEQAIKQRSAGDLNGAIRNLRKAVDTAENPFQRSLARFMLGDCLMEAKKPDEASEIYTSILGADPTEEERAEALFRLAQCSKSSGDLAGMKKYCRQITTDHSDSPFAELAGLLSKSAAAEQAASEALTAAGSDPGTPAETRSPAVADTAPARPDRAQTASSAPAPSTRPVPVYEGVDQETLAALQSRPQTKPAPEPPAKPAIQPDRPSDSPAPAEPAAKTAAAPGPQPSVAPAPAPEAAKQAVEAQPRASAAQEPAREAVAPQAREPRRPERRGSSAETVDIADLVTLAPLSGEEREALATQILQDQEIVKANPTAPGADEVLARIAEATARFGEPVEACKVYDRILTEFPRSKLLERAYFEGIRLRAALGLKPMVSQWGKAFLDTFPKSRRADDVRRLVAWADRSAAGDVPARPADREKQPTAASEAVKRQEAAGASSREYAPEKDPRYRQAKRRVADNRFSLALNDFLGLTDAHPGVPTLWWELALVQIQLQRYDEAEESLTRLLALQPDNQDARSLLGYVHYHQKDYHQAADDYRQAGASESDGLKFFDSQTAARRMERSSKTAKPSSTREGENE